The genomic segment AAATAGCAGGTAGGTGAGTATTTGCAAAGCATTAAGGAGTGGTATggtgatataaataataaatcctaTAGGAGCCAGACAGAGAAGGATGCATCATTTACAATTGGATCAGGAAAGACTTCCTGGAAGGGGCAGACTTGGGCTTTGTATGTAATAGATATTCACTGAGTACATGTTCAAAGAGAAATGATGGGAACTAAATCttaaataccatttacaataccGCAGGCCCCAATCTAAGCATTTTCTATAGgatgatctcatttatttttctttaaagtgctCTGAGATATCACACAATTATAATACTATCACTCTTGCCCtactttatggatgaggaaactaaagcccgGAGAGATGAACTTTTCCAGGTTCTCAAGTGGTGGtattgggatttgaacccaggtggtcTGTTCCCAGGGTACACCCCTTGACACAATGTGATACTGCCTCTCAGTGAAGGGTCCAGTCTGATATGAATGGGTGGGATGGAGAGGGATTTTAATCAGGAGAGGTGGGACGTGTTCATGATAGGGGGAAGCCAGGTAAGCAGGgagttcccttaaaaaaaaaaggagtagaaaaTTGCAAATCCAAAATTAAGGGAAAAGTGAATGTCTACTTAAATTGAGGAAAGTAGTtacaataaatttcaaattttacaaCAAATTTAGACATGCTGAAGTGGTTtacattcagcaagtatttagcATTATTCAATAATAAATCCTGTAAAATCacaatgtttttattaataaactaCCCACatctttttctctatgttttttgCTGTGTACTtgcatttataacattttttttctatagagaaaatagaaagtttGTTCAGTTTTTCCTCTAGCTTTGCTGatcaaatttgttcttttattattgcCAGATTAGAAAAGTATCTTTCggcttctcatttcatttttagaatgtaAATATGTAAGACTGTTGTCAACTTTGGGATGGCATCTTTCATATATGCCATATGGAAGTTTCTTTCATATATGAACTGCAAGGTAGCCAAAACACTTGGAATTTTCTCGTTCTGTGACTAAttgtaaatactatttttttcaaattgtaaaTAAAAGGAATGCCGCTTATGTGTTGATGTCCTCATTGTAATGTGGAAATGACTGCAGATTACATAAGTATATCCTATTAAATTCAAACTAGATGTATCCCTAACTCAACTTACACTTGTCCAGATTCCATAAATAGCTACAGCCTCTCTAGTGCTATCTATCCAAAATGAGGGAGAgtgtgaaggaaggaaaggtggaGTGGCAAATAACAGTGATATGAACAGAAGGTGGTTAAACTATTTTGcctttgaaaatttaataaaatatatgatcatGTCAACACATTGCTATCTCTCAGTGTGTTGAATGGGGTCCAGACATGCAAGGGATTCCAAAGCTTAACCTTCATTAACTTCCACGTAAGTCCACCTCTGCTCATGGTGTATCTCTTGGACAGAATTTTGGGCCTTCTtcctggagaggaaggagggctCCTGCTGAGTCTCAGTGGGAAAGAAAGCCATCCAGACTGATGACAAAATGGGGCCGTGGGGACGTACTTCACAGTCTCAGCTTTTGGTGGTGTCCTGGCATCAGAGCTGATTCAGACGTAGCCATTAGTCTGTGACTAAAGTGGATCATTGGGCAGGCATACCAACAATTAATTTTCAGGTTGATTTTGATTTTCCCTTTCTAGGTTGCCAACAAAAGCAAGGAGAAGATGCCTGCCAGGCCACATGGTACGTTGGCAGTGGTTAGTAATTAAAtggaagtttttgtttatttattgtaataGAGAGCCGTGCTCAGCCCTCTGTTTATGGCATGGCAGATGGGACACCTTGATGGTTCACATTTGGACTCTTTCGTTTTCTCATATTAAATTGTGCCTTTGacccctgctcccctctcctcccagcacCCTCTGCTCCATCCTAGCCTGAGAGTTCTTTGCCATAAactcttttgactgagccagcatAGGCTGGAGCAGGGGCTAGAGCAGGTCTGTGAGAACTCATTGATGATGGACTCATCATGAAGTTCCAGAGCTGGGACCTTCCTGAGAACCTCGGGTGCAGTGGCTTCCCTACTGTGTTCTGGGGAGCTGGAGGAGTTCAAGGGAGGTGTGGGGCGTGAGAGACATCGTGGACTAGATGTGGGCTCTTCCGTGTCATTTCAACTGGGGAAGCTCCACTTTACCTGATTCATATGTTTGAGTTCTGGATAAGATTTTGTTGGAAACAAGAGGTGTTTTTCACTGGAATATATGATGATCACTGATCTATTTCAATCTTCCTCCACTTtgcaaagaaaatacatttgatgTCCACTGGGTTTATGTACTCTCATTGTGCTAATGTCTTGGTGATTGGCATATGTAGCACTGAGTCCTGACCTTTCCATTTGAtgtcaatactttttttttttaatttatgttgtttttgtactgggaaatatattttttaaagattttattatttacttgagagagagagagagagagtgagagagtgtatgcaagagcatgagcaggggagagggggagagggagagggagaagtacactccctgctgagcagggagcctgatttggggctcagtcccaggaccctgagatcatgacccaagctgaaggcagatgcttaactgactgagccacccaggtgccactgatactgatactttttatttctccaggTGTATGTGATGGTACCTGTGTGGCCAATTCCCACTGCAGTCAACCTTGCCCTCCAGACACTCAGGGAAATATGGGATTTTTTTGCAGTCAAAAGAAATGGCACAAGATCACTGAAACCTGCCGGACTCTTAATGCCTTCAACATCTTTGAGGTAATATCCTTTCTCTGACATCCAGAGCAGAGTCCCAAATTAGCAGCACATAGCATGGTcaataagagagagggagagcacggGGTAGGTTAGTGCGTTTGTACGAGAATACATAAACACCtactcatttcctctctctgtaCAAGAATGGAAGTCCTAACTTTGGGCATCTAAAAGTTTGTTGCCCTGTTTTCCCACACACTTCATGACACCAAAGAATGTGATCCTCAGGTCAGAGGTAGAAGAGCTGTCTAGAATGATTATGGTTTACTTCTCCATCTTAGCTCTTTAATACAACCCTAAGAAGTTTTAGATGGGCAGAATTCAGGCTCTACCTCAGACCTGTTGAATCTGAAGCTGCATGTTATCAAGATCCTCAGGTGATTTCTGTGCTCGGTAAAGCATGAGAAGCAAGCTGACCTAAAGGGAAGGACTTCATCATCAAACAAATGAATGTATTTCCATATATACTTAAGtcattacacatttttaaatcaaattttgataaaatcaagtcaaatattatttcttctccttttgtttcttttattcctcTTCTAGTAGGAGCTTCACCTTGCTGAAGTTCAGCCTCTGATGAACTTCAGGGCAGTCAATGCTTTAGTATCTCTTCGGGGCAGTCAATGCTTTAGTATCTCTTTGGTCCTAGGGAACATCCTCATTTGGTGGTTTGGAGGGTGGCCAGAGGGAGTGCCAGTGGATGCTATACTTGAAGTCTTTGACCAGACTTCAAAAGGCTGCCCACTCCAGGGTGTCTGTCACTGGGTCCACCTCTACTTTGAGGAATCTGGGCACATATACACAAGGAGACCCACGTACCCTATGTTTTAATATCTAAATGGTTTAAATCAAGCTTATGGACTGCTAAGTAAAATGTGTTCTGCTGGTCTCCCATCAGATTATGTCCTGTACCTCAAGGGTGGTGGAAAGCCAAAGTCACATGTTTATAATCCTGAAAACCAGTGTCCCTTTGCCACCTCTCAGGCCTAGTGGTGAGCACACTGGTGGCAGGGCCCATCCTTGGTAGCACAGACTTAGGgaagaggcccagggaggccccaGAAGTGGGCTTGGGGTTGCTAAGCCAGGAATTTAAGTGTCTAGCTGTAGGGACATGAGCTCTGAGTACGCATACTCCCTAGGCCCacagtttcttccttttgtgAAGGGGTAGGTTagaggaggccagagaggggTCCTCTAAAGTAAAGGTTGGcaattttctttctgtgaaaggTCAGATGGTTGGTATTTTAGGCCCTAGGGGTCATAGGGTCTCTATTGGGAgtattcaactctgccattgtggCATGAAAGCAGCCAAAGACAATACTTAAATAATGAGCAGACTGGGTCccaataaaacattaataaagatagggggcacctgggtggcacagcagttgagtgtctgcctttggctcaggtcgtggtcccagggtcctgggatccagtcccacataggactgcttgcagggagcctgcttctccttctgacctatgtctctgtctctttctctgtgtccctcatgaataaagaaaatctttaaaaaaaaaaaaaataggcagccAGTCGGGCCATGTTTGCTGCCCCTGCTCTGAAGTGTGGGATCCAGAAGGTGGATCTGTGGGAGATACTGTTCATCACTGTTTTCACATATTCTTTTGTGTTGGTGTCAGTTGATTCATCCAAATCTAGTtcagaagttctatttttaaagcatgCTTAGTAAAAATAAGCTTAAATGACATTAGAGATTTATCGGTGTGCACAGGGCATAGATACAGTGTGTATAATCAGAAGGGGTCTGAATGCTATGCTAAAGATAATGTTAGCTCTCTGGAGGGAGGGGGTTAGGAGCAGGGAGCTGGCAGGTTGGAACTTTGGTATTCGGTTCATACACCTCTGTATTGGGCAAGTTATTCCATAGCAAATGTGactatgaaaatgtaaaattggaAAACATTATGCAATGCACAATCGTGTGATAAGACTATCCTAAATTGTattaaaggttgtttttttttttttttaatcttcaggaCAAAAGTCACATAATAAAAACTTTCCTTTTGCCATTTCTTAGACAAATTTATATTCAGCTCAACCATTCgaaggaaatacaaaaatcagTGAGTATGCCAGAATGTCTGAGACTATCACAGACATGTTGATGCAAAAGTGTCCAAAGGATTTGTCCTGTGTGCTCAGGAACATTCAGCAGTCTCCCCGGATCCCAGGAAACATTGCTGTCATCGTGCAGCTCTTACACAACATATCCACGGTGCTACTGACGGGTGTTGATGAGGCGAAGATGCAGGTGAGTGGCCTCGACTTGGTAGAATGATATTTTGGTGGAAAGGAATGCAGGTTAGCTAGAGTTTTCTGTGAGCCTTTCGGGATCTGAGGACCACCTCTTTCCCATCTGTATCTGTAATGCCTGGCATAGCAAATGCTCCATAGACGTTCACCACAGAATaaacaaaggaatggaaaaagggAGTGCAACCAGTAGAGACACTGCTTATTGAGTACTGGGTCCGACAACAGAGTAAGCTTTTCCAAATGTGAACTTTGGCTACTGAAAACCTCTAAGAACCATTGTGGTTCCTGCAGAGAGAGACTTTCCCTACTTTTCCTTGCGAGTCAGAACAGGCTGCTaacatggaaaataatcgaatgcaAAGAAAACACCCATACGTGTCTGCTGCAAACGTGTGGAGTGGAACTGGattcacttcttttatttttgatctttGAGGCAGAGGATAAAAAGGAGGTTCAGCCTCTGGTGTCAATTTTCGATTGGCTATGTTCCTGACCAGGGTCCTGCACACGGTTGGGATTTAATAGATGTTAATTGCATGATGGGTACTCTTAGCAGGGTTGGTGGGTTGCTGGCTTCCCCAAGGTGTGAAGAGGAACCCATGATGTCAGTGAGCACGGGGAAGGCTGCCCACTTGCCTGCCTCATAGGGAGACACTGCATACACGACACATTGCTCTATTCCCCCACCCAAACTTTGGTGGCATGCCAGTACCCTGGGGATCTCATTACGATGCTGATTTTGATTTACTAGGTCTGGGGTGGGCCCTGAGATTCCAAATTTCTCACAAGTTCCCAGGGGATGCTTATGCTGTTGGCTGGAGGACCCCACTTTATAAAAGTGAACTTTGACCATCCTGGCAGATTTGCAGAGTGGCACGGTACTAACGCCGGTTCTTTGTTGGCAGAGTTACAGTGTCATGGCCAACCACATTCTTAACAGCAAAAGCATCTCAAACTGGACCTTCATCCCTGACAGAAACAGCAGCTGTGTTCTGCTACATTCCATCAATTCCTTTGCAAGAAagctctttataaataaatatctcattgACATATCAGATGTCTTCATTCACACTCTGGGCACCACCATATCCCGAGACAACACTGGGAAGAATTTCTCTTTTGCAATGAGGATTAATGACACGAGCAATGCGATCACTGGGCAGGTGCTGATCAGTAGAGACGAACTTCGCAAGGTGCCTGCTCCTTCTCAGGCCATCAGCATCGCATTTCCAACTCTCGGGGCCATCCTAGAAGCCAGTCTTTTGGAAAACGTCACCGTGAATGGGCTTGTCTTGTCTGTCATTTTGCCCAAGGAACTTAAAAGAATCTCActgatttttgaaaagatcagCAAGTCGGAGGAGAGGAGGACACAGTGTGTTGGCTGGCACTCCCTGGAGAGCAGATGGGACCAGCAGGCCTgtcaaataattcaagaaaactcCCAGCAAGCTGTTTGCAAATGTAGGCCAAGCAAGTTGTTTACCTCCTTCTCCATTCTTATGTCACCCCACATCTTGGAGAGCCCGATCCTGATTTATATAACGTACACAGGCCTAGGCATTTCCATCTGCAGCTTGATCCTTTGCTTGTCCATTGAAGCCTTGGTCTGGAGCCAAGTAACGAAGACAGAGATCTCATACTTACGCCACGTGTGCATCGTCAACATCGCAGCCACCTTGCTGATTGCTGATGTGTGGTTCATTGTGGCTTCCTTTCTCAGCGGTCCGGTGACACACCATGATGGATGCGTGGCAGCAacattctttgttcattttttttacctctctgtgtttttctggATGCTTGCCAAGGCACTCCTTATCCTCTATGGAATCCTGATTGTTTTCCATACGGTGCCCAAATCAGTACTGGTGGCAGCTCTCTTTTCGGTTGGCTACGGGGCCCCTCTGCTCATTGCTGTTGTCACGGTTGCTGCCACGGAGCCCAGAAAGGGCTACCTACGGCCTGAGGCCTGCTGGCTTAACTGGGACATGACCAAGGCCCTTCTGGCCTTTGTGATCCCAGCCCTGGCCATTGTGGTCGTAAACTTGATCACGGTCACACTGGTGATCGTCAAGACCCAGCGAGCCGCCGTCGGCAGCTCCATGTTCCAGGAGGTGAGAGCCGTTGTGAGAATCAGTAAGAATATCGCCATCCTCACACCGATGCTGGGACTGACCTGGGCATTCGGGATAGCCACAGTCATTGACGGCAGCAACCTGGCCATCCACATTACCTTCTCCGTGCTCAATGCATTCCAGGTAAGTCTAGATGCCACTGCCCCTGGTCCTAAGGGAGAGAATTCAGGAAGAAGGTTTGTCATCAGGAGCTTCTGCAATCATATTTCTTCATAAAAGACAATAGATTTGGAAGAGCCTATTGAGTCAGGAAATAAGCTTTATCTCCCAcgtcctcacccccaccccagaaagGCCTGGTTCAAATCTTGACTCTCTCATTTACTAATGTGTAATATTCTCTTGGGATATtgacttaacttttctgagccacATTTatctcacttataaaatgggtataatactGCCTACCTTATAGGGGtgttaggaaaatgaaataaaaccctGAATGGGAAAGCACCAAGTACAAAAATGACCTAAAGATCATAAATAGCACAACAGTAATGCCGAGCTGCTACAGTTTAGAAATTAAACATCACCACTTCCCCCAAAACTAGGTACCTAACTGGAGGTCTTAAAATGTGCacatttattgtatttctttccatttagaaTTTTTAGTTCCCATTGGAAACCATCTTATTTTAATGAGGCAGGTCATACAGAGTGATATTGAAGATAGTTTCCCTTCTCTCACATCTATGAATTAAGCAATGTTCACAGTTTCATATGTTTCCttgcaaaaattttttaagctcaactgcaaatatattttcatagaacATAGgggttaaaaaatacattattatgcACCTTActtcttcacttaaaaatatgtggtagtaaagcatatattttagaattggGGAGAACACCTTGAGATTTATCTGCTCAAGTTGTACTGTATCTACTGAAAGAAATGCTCCCAGTGAATTTTTATTAATCAGATACTAAATCCTTGTCTAATAAGTCATCCAAATTTTCTGAATGATATTTTGTGTAACTTTTCCCAACGTGGGATCAATGAAAGGTGATCCTAGTGGAATATTTCCTTGTTACATATTTAGGACTATACAAATGCAGGTTGCATAATAAAGCCATTAAACACACACTATATATAGCACAGggacacacacaaataaatacagacccaccacatttactgagcattttgtGTCAAGCATTATGCCAAATGTCGCAGATATGAATATACTTAGTTTAGCCTCCAGAAATCGAAAACCTTATCAGGAGAGAAATTCCTCTTCATCCCTTAGCCAGAGGAATGTGTTTTTTGGAGGAGACAGGCTCAAATTATGGttcctagatattttaaaattttaattccttgGTAAAATTCATGGAGTTTctgatttaaaatgtattcctaGTACCAAAACCAGGCCTGGATGTATTTGTCCCAAGCATCTTTATCCAAATGATGCTTTGTAACCTAATGGACCATGCCATCAATGACATTTTCTTCATAGACATAGTGGCAGATTTCAATAGCTATCTTGTAGGCCAAGAGGATCAAATAAAAGAGCAATCTGATTGAAGCTCTCCAAGCTTTGGAGGGCTTGCTGGACTGGCTGAATGGATAGGTATATCTAGTATGTTTGGGGGAATGGATGAACTTCATGGCCAGCACCAGTCCCTGTGAAGTCCTCCACGACTCAGCTAAGCTTTTTTACAAATAGAAGTAGCAGTGGGTTTGGAATTGCTCCTGCTGAGGACCGCCTGGTTGCAACATCTTTCTGGTATCATTTATGTTAAACCCATGTGTTTTAATAGGTCTCTGCCTGGGTAAGGGTTCACATTCGATTATAAAATCAAAGCAGCTTAACAAAGTGATGCCTTGTTAATCAGAGGTCATTATCTCGTTTCTCTTCTCAGCTCAGCCAGGACCTGAGTAACCCTGCCTACAGGAGGAACTGACTAATGAATATaggtctctgtcacattttgaaaGTTGAATCtctgagtttctttttccttgcctGAAAGATGGGGCAAATCCTTTACCTTACTTCTTTCAGGGTGGTTTTGTGCCAACTCAAACAGACTATACTATAGAGGAACAGCTTCCTTCTGACTTTAATGGGGTCTATCTTTCATCTTTGTATGGATGGTAAGGGATCTGAGGGCTAAGTAAGTCCCTCCATGTCATCATATTTGGAGCGTCAGTTTCTGAGCACATGTTATGTGCTTGGAAGCTCAATCCATCTTGGGTCTTAGTCTTCTGAGGGCCCATGTACTCgatttttctttgtaagttttGTAACATTCTTTGGTTGTGGATGGGGGAAGGAGGTTGAAAATATCAATAGAAGCTGAACATAgccacttttgcttttttttcctgtggaagtttttttcattttagcttgtCCAAGGACCACAAGGCTGCTGTCCATGGCCTAATACCTCCTCTGACTCTTGCTCAGACTATTATATTCTGGTGAGATATACATTCTGGTGAGCTCCTGATAAATgcaaaacacttttattttgccaaatttatctatctatctatctatttatttatttttaaagattttatttatttattcatgagagacacagaaagagagaggcagagacataggcagagggagaagcaggctccatacagggagcccgatgggggacttgatcccggaactccaggatcatgcctggagctgaaggcagatgctcaaccactgagccacccaggtgtcccatattttgccaaatttaaaaagaaagtcccATAATTTTCTGGTATGAATCATAAACCTTGGTCTGTTTGATTTACTGAGCACATAGaagatgctcaatgaatattcTATGTACCTGCTCAATGAATATTCATTGAATAGATGAATCTAGGAGTTGTGACCTTAAGAGAGTAAaagattgggcagccccggtggctcagcggtttagcgccgccttcagcccaaggcgggatccaggattgagtcccacgtcgggctccctgcatggagcctgcttctccctctgcttgtgtctctgccattctctctatgttctcatgaataaataaataaaaatcttaaaaaaagagagaatgaaagatttaataaattgtttttattttagggttttgttttgtttttaccagaaTAGGAACTAATGAGTACTCGTATTTAAAatgtctcttcttccctcttctttctcagggCTTCTTCATCTTGGTGTTTGGAACAATCCTGGATCCAAAGGTATCGtaaattcttcctctttttcttttttcttttttttttttttcactatcagTATTTAGCCCTGAAATCCTCACTTGTAAAGACTACTTATTGAGCATCTTCAACCTCAGTCTGTGCAGACACTTGCACAGGGCATCACTCTTCTTTAGGATGCAAATAATATCTACCATCTTGCAAACTCCTACGGAGCTAAGCATTTTATGTAGATTAGCTTTAATCCTTAAGACAATCTTGGGTattcttattttcagttttgtggatgtggaaactgagactcagagtgATTAAACTTACCCATGAGCTCTATAGAAACCCACTTGAACAAGGTAAAGCAGAAAGAGGATTTATTAAATCTTACAATATCATCTTTGGGAAGGTCTCTCTGGCTTGGAGGCTTGAGGCTACATACCAGGAACAATTCCCAATCCATAGCACAGAACTAGACACCAGTGCTTGTCACCACTTTCCTGGGCACAGATAACACAGCTCACCAGGCCAAGGTCAAGCAGCAGATGCTGGGCTAGACCTGTTGCTCCTGTTGTCTTGGAGGTCACCTCTGGCCTGCCTGTTGGGGCCTGCTGGCTCTTGCTTCTTTGCACTGTCATGTCTGATTGGTTGAGTCCAGGTCACATGGCTGCATGCTAGCTGCAAGAGAGACTGGGACAGTGAGTTCTACCATAAAGAGCAGTAGACTCAGGGGGGTGAATTTTCCAAATACAGAGGAGTGTGTATAGGTGGTAAGTGGTGAAAAcagataaaaactaaacaaatgaataaaatatccaATGTTTACTCAGGCTTCCAAGATTACCCTCTTTCCTTTGTATGACATTGCCTCCTAGAATGGGCAAAGCAAACAACTCTCTCAAATGTAGACACAAACACCTTCACTGCAAGGTTGatttttgattaattaattgactaattaattaactaattgaCTATCAATGCTAttctattattaattaattagttaattaatagCTGAATTTTGTGAAAGAGGCATTCCACTCTGGTCCTTTCATTTTGTTATGAGCATACCATGTTGacctaataaaaattatttg from the Canis lupus dingo isolate Sandy chromosome 12, ASM325472v2, whole genome shotgun sequence genome contains:
- the ADGRF2 gene encoding adhesion G-protein coupled receptor F2; protein product: MTHMLLLYCFVFLLPTESCRTLCQVANKSKEKMPARPHGVCDGTCVANSHCSQPCPPDTQGNMGFFCSQKKWHKITETCRTLNAFNIFETNLYSAQPFEGNTKISEYARMSETITDMLMQKCPKDLSCVLRNIQQSPRIPGNIAVIVQLLHNISTVLLTGVDEAKMQSYSVMANHILNSKSISNWTFIPDRNSSCVLLHSINSFARKLFINKYLIDISDVFIHTLGTTISRDNTGKNFSFAMRINDTSNAITGQVLISRDELRKVPAPSQAISIAFPTLGAILEASLLENVTVNGLVLSVILPKELKRISLIFEKISKSEERRTQCVGWHSLESRWDQQACQIIQENSQQAVCKCRPSKLFTSFSILMSPHILESPILIYITYTGLGISICSLILCLSIEALVWSQVTKTEISYLRHVCIVNIAATLLIADVWFIVASFLSGPVTHHDGCVAATFFVHFFYLSVFFWMLAKALLILYGILIVFHTVPKSVLVAALFSVGYGAPLLIAVVTVAATEPRKGYLRPEACWLNWDMTKALLAFVIPALAIVVVNLITVTLVIVKTQRAAVGSSMFQEVRAVVRISKNIAILTPMLGLTWAFGIATVIDGSNLAIHITFSVLNAFQGFFILVFGTILDPKIREALKGRVTSAKWISRISENLSTDFSCQPTKGPS